A single Candidatus Binatus sp. DNA region contains:
- the nth gene encoding endonuclease III has protein sequence MAAREPIAALKNRAARVSAALAKLYPNARISLDFATPWQCLAATILSAQCTDERVNQVTPALFREYPDARAMANADPERIQKLIVTTGFFRQKTRSLIASARAIVERHGGEAPSELEDLVKLQGVGRKTANVILGHVYGKPGFVVDTHVRRLTKRLGFTRSTEPFEIERDLQAILPPRDWTPFSMRLILHGRQVCHARGPRCDECVVAGDCPKIGVVNKARVAKKRPRRIDAAQ, from the coding sequence ATGGCCGCGCGTGAGCCGATCGCTGCGCTGAAGAATCGTGCGGCGCGAGTCTCGGCGGCGCTCGCGAAACTTTATCCGAACGCGCGCATCAGCCTCGATTTCGCGACGCCGTGGCAATGCCTCGCGGCGACGATCCTCTCGGCGCAATGCACCGACGAGCGGGTCAATCAGGTGACGCCGGCGTTGTTTCGCGAGTATCCCGACGCGCGCGCGATGGCGAATGCGGATCCCGAGCGAATCCAGAAGCTAATCGTGACGACCGGATTTTTTCGGCAGAAGACCAGGTCATTGATCGCAAGTGCGCGGGCGATCGTCGAGCGGCACGGCGGCGAGGCGCCGTCGGAGCTGGAAGACCTGGTGAAGCTACAGGGCGTCGGCCGCAAGACCGCGAACGTGATCCTGGGGCACGTTTACGGCAAGCCCGGGTTCGTGGTCGATACGCACGTGCGGCGGCTAACGAAGCGGCTGGGATTCACCCGTAGTACCGAGCCGTTCGAGATCGAGCGCGATCTGCAGGCGATCTTGCCGCCGCGGGATTGGACGCCATTCTCGATGCGGCTGATCCTGCACGGCCGGCAGGTTTGTCACGCGCGGGGACCGCGATGCGATGAATGTGTCGTTGCCGGAGACTGCCCGAAGATCGGCGTCGTAAATAAAGCCAGAGTCGCGAAAAAGCGGCCGCGACGGATCGACGCCGCTCAGTGA
- the modC gene encoding molybdenum ABC transporter ATP-binding protein has protein sequence MLSIRIAKRLSKSFALAAEFEAPPGFTMLLGPSGSGKTTLLNCIAGLARPDAGTIALNGRVLFDSSSRINLPVQQRKLGYLFQNLALFPHLTIAENVEYGISKLPNAERIERAAAALESFRIAHLTARKPHEISGGERQRAALARALVTNPAMLLLDEPLLALDLATKAKIVDDLRTWNAEHAVPIVYVTHAPEEAYALGERVVVLDNGRVVARGRPNEVLKAPRHETVAQIVGFENVFDATVQSTSETQGTMLCRLDRSSAEIDVPLGHAAIGDRIRIAIRAGDIIVATEPPTHLSARNRLAARIVAIRREGSRVILTIEAGVEFEVHVTPRASDELELINGRQVWLVIKSYSCHLVAQSE, from the coding sequence ATGCTTTCGATTCGAATCGCGAAGCGGTTGTCGAAGAGCTTTGCACTGGCGGCGGAGTTCGAAGCGCCGCCGGGATTCACGATGCTGCTCGGGCCGTCCGGCAGCGGCAAGACGACGCTGCTGAATTGTATCGCGGGATTGGCGCGTCCCGACGCGGGCACGATCGCGCTGAACGGTCGAGTGCTGTTCGATTCGTCGTCGCGCATCAATCTGCCGGTGCAGCAGCGTAAGCTCGGATACCTGTTTCAGAATCTCGCGCTGTTTCCTCATCTCACGATCGCAGAGAACGTCGAATACGGAATTTCGAAACTGCCGAATGCGGAGCGAATCGAGCGCGCGGCGGCGGCGCTTGAATCGTTTCGAATCGCGCATCTGACGGCGCGCAAGCCGCACGAAATTTCCGGCGGCGAACGACAGCGCGCGGCGCTCGCGCGGGCGTTGGTGACCAATCCCGCGATGCTGCTGCTCGACGAGCCGCTGCTCGCGCTCGACCTCGCGACCAAGGCGAAAATCGTCGATGATCTCCGCACGTGGAACGCCGAGCACGCGGTTCCGATCGTGTACGTCACGCATGCGCCGGAGGAGGCGTACGCGCTGGGCGAGCGAGTGGTAGTGCTCGACAATGGGCGCGTGGTCGCGCGCGGGCGCCCGAACGAAGTGCTGAAGGCGCCGCGCCACGAGACGGTCGCGCAGATCGTCGGGTTCGAGAACGTCTTCGACGCTACTGTGCAATCGACCTCGGAAACGCAGGGCACGATGCTCTGCCGGCTCGATCGGAGTAGCGCGGAGATCGACGTGCCGCTGGGCCATGCGGCGATTGGCGACCGCATCAGGATCGCGATTCGCGCAGGCGACATAATCGTAGCGACCGAGCCACCGACTCATCTGAGCGCGCGCAACAGGCTCGCGGCGCGAATCGTCGCGATACGGCGCGAGGGCTCGCGCGTGATCCTGACAATCGAGGCGGGCGTGGAATTCGAAGTCCACGTGACGCCGAGAGCGAGCGATGAACTGGAGCTGATCAACGGGCGGCAGGTCTGGCTGGTGATCAAGAGCTATTCATGTCATCTGGTCGCGCAAAGCGAGTGA
- the modB gene encoding molybdate ABC transporter permease subunit: protein MDWSAIFLTFKLALVVCALLLLIGMPIASWLCFSEWRHKYFVESIVALPLVLPPTVLGFYVLVALGSQSPLGRWYQSLSGHALPFTFAGLVIASVIYSLPFAVQPMTAAFAQVDVNLINASATLGASRLRTFVRIVLPLSVTGVVTGAVLSFAHTLGEFGVVLMVGGNIPGVTQTVSIAIYDRVQALDYAGANRMALLLMAFSFVALSITYGLNRRTWVAWPIPR, encoded by the coding sequence ATGGATTGGAGTGCGATTTTTCTCACGTTCAAGCTTGCGCTGGTGGTGTGCGCATTACTGCTGCTGATCGGGATGCCGATCGCGTCGTGGCTCTGCTTCTCCGAGTGGCGTCACAAATATTTTGTCGAATCGATCGTGGCGCTGCCGCTGGTGTTGCCGCCGACCGTGCTGGGATTTTACGTGCTGGTGGCGCTGGGTTCGCAGAGTCCGCTCGGGCGCTGGTATCAATCGTTATCGGGCCACGCGCTGCCATTCACATTTGCTGGACTGGTGATCGCGTCGGTCATCTATAGCTTGCCGTTCGCGGTGCAGCCGATGACGGCGGCGTTCGCGCAGGTGGACGTCAATTTGATCAACGCGTCGGCGACGCTGGGCGCCTCGCGACTGCGCACCTTTGTGAGAATCGTGCTGCCGCTTTCGGTTACTGGCGTCGTCACCGGCGCGGTGCTCAGCTTCGCGCATACGCTGGGAGAGTTCGGCGTGGTGCTGATGGTCGGCGGCAATATCCCGGGCGTGACGCAGACGGTATCGATCGCGATTTACGATCGCGTGCAGGCGCTCGACTATGCCGGCGCGAATCGCATGGCGCTGCTGCTGATGGCGTTTTCCTTCGTCGCGCTGTCGATTACCTACGGGTTGAATCGGCGGACGTGGGTGGCCTGGCCGATTCCGCGCTAG
- a CDS encoding aldehyde dehydrogenase family protein: MPTHTMTIDGQAVKGSSTTGVINPATGQVFAEVPDCSKAELDLAMDAAQRAFPAWSRDFAARRKVLNDIAGALMQPPEGLARTLTMEQGKPLDKAAQEVMLTAMWCGYTASLDIPAEVLLDNEAGRIEVRRKPLGVVAAITPWNYPLMLAMWKIAPALLAGNTVVLKPSPFTPMSTLMLGEILRDIVPPGVLNVVSGGDGLGAMMTSHPVPRKISFTGSVETGKKVAAAAAPDLKRVTLELGGNDPAIVLADADLKEVAPKIFWGAFENSGQICSAIKRVYVPEEMYAPMMDILAEMARGVKVGDGLEAGTQLGPINNLPQFERVTELVEDARAHGAHIITGGERIGSEGYFFAPTIVGEISDGVRLVDEEQFGPALPVIPYKDVADVLRRANATHYGLSGSVWSRDPSRGAEVAAQLECGSAWVNQHLAIAPNLPFGGAKWSGIGVENGPWGLLSFTEIQVVNVAKN; encoded by the coding sequence TTGCCCACACATACGATGACGATCGACGGCCAGGCCGTGAAAGGCTCGAGCACCACCGGCGTAATCAATCCCGCAACTGGACAGGTCTTTGCCGAAGTTCCCGATTGCTCGAAAGCCGAACTCGACCTCGCGATGGACGCCGCGCAGCGCGCGTTTCCCGCCTGGAGCCGCGATTTCGCCGCGCGCCGCAAAGTGCTGAACGATATCGCCGGCGCCCTGATGCAGCCGCCCGAAGGCCTCGCGCGCACGCTCACGATGGAACAAGGCAAGCCGCTCGACAAGGCCGCGCAGGAAGTGATGCTCACCGCGATGTGGTGCGGTTACACCGCGAGCCTCGACATCCCGGCCGAGGTCCTGCTCGACAATGAAGCCGGGCGCATCGAGGTTCGCCGCAAGCCGCTCGGCGTCGTAGCTGCAATCACGCCGTGGAATTACCCGCTGATGCTCGCGATGTGGAAAATCGCGCCGGCGCTGCTGGCCGGCAACACCGTCGTGCTCAAGCCGTCGCCGTTCACGCCGATGAGCACTCTGATGCTCGGCGAGATTCTGCGCGATATCGTTCCGCCCGGCGTGCTCAACGTGGTCTCCGGCGGCGACGGGCTCGGCGCGATGATGACGAGTCATCCGGTACCGCGAAAAATCTCCTTTACCGGCTCGGTCGAGACCGGCAAGAAGGTCGCCGCTGCGGCCGCGCCGGATTTGAAGCGCGTGACGCTCGAACTCGGAGGCAACGATCCCGCGATCGTGCTGGCCGACGCCGACCTGAAGGAAGTCGCGCCCAAGATTTTCTGGGGCGCGTTCGAAAACTCGGGACAGATTTGCAGCGCGATCAAGCGCGTGTACGTGCCCGAGGAAATGTACGCCCCGATGATGGACATCCTCGCCGAGATGGCGCGCGGCGTGAAAGTCGGCGACGGGCTCGAAGCCGGCACCCAGCTTGGCCCGATCAACAATCTCCCCCAGTTCGAGCGCGTGACCGAACTGGTCGAAGACGCGCGAGCGCACGGCGCGCACATTATCACCGGCGGCGAGCGCATCGGCAGCGAAGGATATTTCTTCGCGCCGACGATCGTCGGTGAAATTTCCGACGGCGTCAGGCTCGTCGATGAGGAACAGTTCGGCCCCGCCCTGCCGGTGATTCCTTATAAGGATGTCGCCGACGTGTTGCGCCGCGCCAACGCGACCCACTATGGCCTCAGCGGATCTGTATGGTCGCGCGACCCGAGCCGCGGCGCGGAAGTTGCCGCGCAACTCGAATGCGGTTCGGCGTGGGTAAATCAGCATCTTGCGATCGCGCCCAACCTGCCGTTCGGCGGCGCAAAATGGTCCGGTATCGGCGTCGAGAACGGCCCGTGGGGATTGCTCAGCTTCACCGAAATTCAGGTCGTGAACGTCGCCAAAAATTGA
- a CDS encoding glycerol-3-phosphate dehydrogenase/oxidase encodes MGSILNREASLARFRGEEFDLAVIGGGINGAAVARDAAMRGLRVALLERGDFAGATSSRSSKLIHGGFRYLPQGQFKLVYSALRERERLRRHTAPHLVHPIRFLFPVYRGRGFGRFTMALGLTLYDLFARSPRAEWHSTLNAANVRELEPALSRDGLTGGAMYYDAWADDARVTFENVLDADLHGAAAANYAGVEGFVRVGDRIAAASVRDLIGGESYELRAKKFLNAAGPWVDQVRRMDDPSSRDTVRLTKGVHLVFARTMLPVRESLVLGDESGRIVFVMPHDRYVLVGTTDTDFGGDPATVATEPVDVEYLLGVLAASLPGIKLRAADVVSSFAGLRSLVLAGEQGKRPSSVPREEVIEVSKAGMINVAGGKLTTHREIAQKLVDLAMKELGRPIGQCPTLTAPLPGARALRADERSTSDDAAMRDLPGAAREILRTRYGTRAEIVARIAAERPDLATALAPGCPVIKAEVVHAVRSEMIHSIQDFLIRRTSLSWRYPVEAEAAAPAVAKLLGSELGWDGAREKAELASFATEQRARRVAV; translated from the coding sequence TTGGGCTCGATCCTGAACCGTGAGGCGAGTCTGGCGCGGTTTCGCGGCGAGGAATTCGATCTGGCCGTGATCGGCGGCGGAATCAACGGCGCCGCCGTCGCGCGCGACGCGGCGATGCGCGGGCTCAGGGTCGCACTGCTCGAGCGCGGCGATTTCGCCGGCGCCACGTCGTCGCGATCGTCGAAGCTGATTCACGGCGGCTTCCGCTACCTGCCGCAGGGACAGTTCAAGCTGGTGTACTCGGCGCTGCGCGAGCGCGAGCGGCTGCGGCGGCATACGGCGCCGCATCTGGTGCATCCGATTCGATTTCTCTTTCCGGTCTATCGCGGGCGCGGCTTCGGCCGCTTCACGATGGCGCTCGGGCTCACGCTGTACGATCTCTTTGCGCGATCGCCGCGCGCGGAATGGCATTCGACTCTGAATGCGGCGAATGTCCGCGAACTCGAACCGGCGCTCAGCCGCGACGGACTGACGGGCGGTGCGATGTACTACGACGCGTGGGCCGACGACGCGCGCGTCACGTTCGAGAACGTGCTCGATGCGGACCTGCACGGCGCGGCGGCGGCGAACTACGCGGGCGTCGAGGGATTTGTCCGCGTCGGCGATCGAATCGCGGCGGCGAGCGTGCGCGATCTGATCGGCGGGGAATCGTATGAGCTCCGCGCGAAAAAATTTCTGAACGCGGCGGGACCGTGGGTCGATCAGGTCCGGCGGATGGACGATCCGTCGTCGCGCGACACGGTGCGGCTCACCAAGGGAGTGCATCTGGTGTTCGCGCGCACAATGCTGCCGGTGCGGGAATCGCTGGTGCTGGGCGACGAGAGCGGGCGAATCGTGTTCGTGATGCCGCACGATCGCTACGTGCTGGTCGGCACCACCGACACCGATTTCGGCGGCGACCCGGCGACGGTTGCGACCGAGCCGGTGGACGTCGAGTATCTGCTCGGCGTGCTCGCGGCGAGCCTGCCGGGGATCAAGCTGCGAGCGGCTGACGTCGTGTCGAGTTTTGCGGGACTGCGCTCGCTGGTGCTCGCGGGCGAGCAGGGTAAGCGGCCGTCGTCGGTGCCGCGCGAGGAAGTGATCGAGGTCAGCAAGGCGGGAATGATCAACGTCGCGGGGGGTAAGTTGACGACGCATCGCGAGATCGCGCAGAAGCTGGTCGATCTGGCGATGAAGGAACTTGGGCGGCCAATCGGACAGTGTCCGACGCTGACGGCGCCGCTGCCGGGGGCGAGAGCGCTTCGAGCTGATGAAAGATCGACGAGCGACGACGCGGCCATGAGGGATCTGCCCGGTGCGGCGCGTGAAATTCTGCGCACGCGGTACGGCACGCGCGCGGAGATCGTCGCGAGGATCGCGGCGGAGCGGCCGGATTTGGCGACGGCGCTCGCGCCCGGATGTCCCGTGATCAAGGCGGAAGTCGTGCACGCGGTTCGGAGCGAGATGATTCATTCAATTCAGGATTTCCTTATTCGGCGCACGTCGCTCTCGTGGCGATATCCGGTGGAGGCGGAGGCGGCGGCGCCGGCAGTGGCGAAATTGTTGGGATCGGAACTCGGCTGGGACGGCGCGCGCGAGAAAGCGGAACTCGCTAGCTTTGCGACCGAGCAGCGGGCGCGCCGCGTCGCGGTGTGA
- the msrA gene encoding peptide-methionine (S)-S-oxide reductase MsrA produces MIVPSSILLGFLLLGGVVSRPSRGEARADTTGDHLSKAIFAGGCFWCMEPAFDSLPGVISTKVGYIGGKKPNPTYDEVCSGLTGHAEAMELVYDPAKISYKKLLDVFWHNIDPTVKDQQFCDEGSQYRTAIFFIGPEQEREAKESKAELDKTKPFKQAIVTQIAPATVFYPAEDYHQQYCKTHKIAYGMYRINCGRDQRLRQLWGAAAPSNH; encoded by the coding sequence ATGATCGTGCCATCATCGATACTGCTGGGATTTCTGCTGTTGGGCGGGGTGGTATCCAGACCTTCACGCGGCGAGGCGCGCGCCGATACGACCGGCGATCACCTTTCCAAAGCAATCTTTGCCGGCGGATGCTTCTGGTGCATGGAACCGGCGTTCGATTCGCTGCCCGGCGTCATCTCGACCAAAGTCGGATACATCGGCGGCAAAAAACCGAACCCCACTTACGACGAGGTTTGCAGCGGCCTGACTGGTCATGCCGAAGCGATGGAACTGGTGTACGATCCGGCCAAAATTTCTTACAAGAAGTTGCTCGATGTCTTCTGGCACAACATCGATCCGACCGTGAAGGATCAGCAGTTCTGCGACGAGGGGAGTCAGTATCGCACTGCGATTTTCTTCATCGGGCCGGAACAGGAACGCGAAGCCAAGGAATCGAAGGCGGAACTCGACAAGACCAAGCCGTTCAAGCAAGCAATCGTAACCCAGATCGCGCCGGCGACGGTCTTCTACCCCGCCGAGGATTACCATCAGCAGTACTGCAAGACGCACAAAATCGCCTACGGGATGTATCGAATTAACTGCGGACGCGATCAGCGCCTGCGCCAGCTATGGGGCGCCGCCGCTCCGAGCAATCACTGA